A genome region from Bradyrhizobium commune includes the following:
- a CDS encoding NAD(P)-dependent oxidoreductase, producing MSKTIAILAPGAMGSAVARRLSENGARVLTSLKGRSEATLKRAADSGMVGADDDAIAEADIILSIVPPGEAVALAERLAALIVRHAKKPVVVDCNAVNVDTVLRIEEIIGSAQAPFVDGGIIGFPPQPGGKSPAFYMSGEHAKDVAVLKDLGLDVRIVAGPVGAASALKMSYAGIVKGLAGIGSAMVVAATKAGAADALRDELALSQPAILARLEVALPDMIPKAYRWVAEMHEIAGFLGPDHPASQIYEGFAKWFEHLAGDAKGEAVDAALLKAFAASIAKKKP from the coding sequence ATGTCCAAGACGATTGCGATCCTCGCACCCGGCGCCATGGGCAGCGCCGTGGCCCGCCGCCTGAGCGAGAACGGCGCGCGCGTGCTGACCTCGCTGAAGGGGCGGAGCGAAGCGACGCTGAAACGGGCGGCGGATTCCGGCATGGTCGGCGCCGACGATGACGCCATCGCCGAGGCCGACATCATCCTCTCCATCGTGCCGCCCGGCGAAGCTGTGGCGCTCGCCGAGCGCCTGGCCGCGCTGATCGTGAGGCATGCGAAGAAGCCGGTCGTGGTCGATTGCAACGCCGTCAATGTCGACACCGTGCTGCGGATCGAAGAGATCATCGGCTCGGCGCAGGCGCCGTTCGTCGATGGCGGCATCATCGGCTTCCCGCCGCAGCCCGGCGGGAAGAGTCCGGCCTTCTACATGTCGGGCGAGCACGCCAAGGACGTCGCGGTGCTGAAAGATCTGGGGCTCGACGTTCGGATCGTCGCGGGCCCGGTCGGCGCGGCCTCTGCGCTGAAAATGTCCTACGCTGGCATCGTCAAGGGTCTCGCCGGCATCGGCTCGGCCATGGTGGTCGCGGCGACGAAGGCGGGCGCTGCGGATGCACTCCGCGACGAGCTCGCGCTGAGCCAGCCGGCAATCCTGGCGCGGCTCGAGGTCGCGCTGCCCGACATGATTCCGAAGGCGTATCGCTGGGTGGCGGAGATGCATGAGATCGCAGGCTTCCTCGGCCCGGATCATCCCGCAAGCCAGATCTATGAGGGCTTCGCCAAATGGTTCGAGCATCTCGCCGGGGATGCGAAAGGCGAGGCGGTGGATGCGGCGCTGCTGAAGGCATTTGCCGCGAGCATCGCGAAGAAGAAGCCCTGA
- a CDS encoding DUF502 domain-containing protein, translating to MTTRDDAPAPLDPAPEPHTGLMGRFRNYFLTGLIVTGPIAITLYLVWWFVTWVDGVVRPFVPLAYRPETYLPYGVPGWGLIVAFFTLTLVGFLAANLIGRTLVDVGETLLGQIPAVRAIYRGLKQVFETLFSGKGSSFRKVGLVEFPSPGMWSIVLISQSPNEEVSRSLPGQEEHVSVFLPCSPNPTTGFFFYVPRSKIIEVDLTAEDAATLIMSAGVVQPGAAPDAKKAAALAGMANAARIANASTLQPEPAKVE from the coding sequence ATGACCACCCGCGACGATGCGCCTGCGCCTCTTGATCCCGCCCCGGAACCACATACCGGCCTGATGGGCCGCTTCCGCAACTATTTCCTGACCGGGCTCATCGTCACCGGTCCGATCGCGATCACGCTGTATCTGGTCTGGTGGTTCGTCACCTGGGTCGACGGCGTGGTGCGGCCGTTCGTGCCGCTGGCCTATCGTCCCGAAACCTATCTGCCCTATGGCGTTCCCGGCTGGGGGCTGATTGTCGCATTCTTCACGCTGACGCTGGTCGGCTTCCTCGCGGCCAACCTGATCGGCCGGACGCTGGTCGATGTCGGCGAGACCTTGCTCGGCCAGATTCCGGCCGTCCGCGCCATCTACCGCGGCCTGAAGCAGGTGTTCGAGACTCTGTTCTCGGGCAAGGGCTCGAGCTTCCGCAAGGTCGGCCTCGTCGAGTTTCCCTCGCCCGGCATGTGGTCGATCGTGCTGATCTCGCAATCGCCGAACGAAGAGGTCTCGCGCAGCCTGCCGGGGCAGGAGGAACATGTCTCGGTGTTTCTGCCGTGCTCGCCGAACCCGACCACGGGCTTCTTCTTCTACGTGCCGAGGAGCAAGATCATCGAGGTCGATCTCACCGCCGAGGATGCCGCGACATTGATCATGTCGGCCGGCGTTGTGCAGCCGGGCGCAGCACCCGACGCGAAGAAGGCCGCTGCGCTCGCCGGCATGGCGAACGCCGCGCGTATCGCCAACGCCTCCACGCTCCAGCCCGAGCCTGCGAAGGTGGAGTAG